A window from Plodia interpunctella isolate USDA-ARS_2022_Savannah chromosome 2, ilPloInte3.2, whole genome shotgun sequence encodes these proteins:
- the wdp gene encoding protein windpipe, whose amino-acid sequence MAELHVTVYVLAVSLLAAPILSAICPDGCVCNTTRDGLHRATCSNLLELYKFTLRQKHHNINILDLSHNNITKLTHELDRLTEVVTLDLSTNGITNLNKFLHNARKLVHLNLANNRIKTLSLTQLPNSVSSLDLTNNLLQDVPSDLGHLTGLEHLELEGNPLHCSCENIMARDRLITSNVYIDKVQCSSPEKLKGRSWLELKTKDLCKIPKVETNYLDMMMGDQPLDAVKIGEDTTALKSMPLVAKSDLDDGNVIHNDGTAEDDDSLVFMKVGHATPSPEKQIEGSGDDESSTNSEFIVSKREHQLHSSVLVNEDMISAQNVHTTEDPIYGSGDGSGSGDGIILLEDDVIEETTETTSTFIPLLSPGPVTRIFEDTFDNTTEFPIPLAPSVYEGGPNWHNKPDVTTVSTESPISTQVMRDTTVSEHIRVTQAPENHGVAPVTSNEIQPHKTGTYVCIAIIVIILVGLIGFAIIKGQMRKRRDRRLLRQQRRDVENASKEMVDMNKSLLGKPAVLESSIEKKVNGKYELVPTHEVIQKKGENGDVGNGVKYNDTNGIRTDSPRDSNQNKSSSKDNNLTEDNQLPKETSFESDLTSPDSRKDTNSLSSEDIFVPIHDDEEVPRLNGNADSDISQPLLNGDQNTDSDFLSPSREYVPVYSPDMGRVRIKMTETPKPKTPVLVTRSRSNAGDIIVTPSGDGNARKSTT is encoded by the coding sequence ATGGCGGAGCTACACGTAACTGTCTACGTCTTGGCCGTATCTCTGTTGGCAGCTCCAATTCTCTCTGCGATCTGTCCTGACGGCTGCGTCTGCAACACGACCCGAGATGGCCTCCATCGGGCCACCTGCAGCAACCTCCTCGAGCTGTACAAGTTCACTCTTCGGCAAAAACATCACAACATCAACATACTGGACTTGTCACACAACAACATTACCAAACTCACACACGAGCTGGACCGCCTAACAGAAGTTGTCACTTTAGATTTGTCCACAAATGGTATCACaaacttgaataaattctTGCACAATGCTAGAAAACTGGTGCATTTAAATCTGGCAAACAACAGGATAAAGACGCTATCGTTAACTCAGTTACCGAATAGTGTTAGCTCCCTAGATTTAACAAATAACTTATTGCAAGACGTTCCATCCGACTTAGGACATTTAACAGGGTTAGAACATTTAGAGCTCGAAGGTAACCCTTTGCACTGCTCATGCGAAAATATTATGGCAAGAGATCGTTTGATAACATCAAATGTGTATATCGACAAAGTACAATGTTCTTCCCCGGAGAAATTGAAGGGACGGTCCTGGCtagaattaaaaactaaagacTTATGCAAAATACCAAAAGTTGAAACTAACTATTTAGATATGATGATGGGAGATCAACCCCTAGATGCGGTAAAGATTGGTGAAGATACGACTGCTTTGAAATCGATGCCATTGGTAGCCAAAAGCGACTTAGATGATGGTAACGTTATACACAATGATGGAACTGCTGAGGACGATGATAGCCTTGTATTCATGAAAGTCGGACATGCTACGCCTTCTCCTGAAAAACAAATCGAAGGGTCTGGAGATGATGAAAGTTCCACAAATTCCGAATTTATCGTCTCTAAACGCGAACACCAGTTGCATTCAAGTGTCCTTGTAAATGAGGATATGATTTCGGCTCAGAATGTACATACAACTGAAGATCCTATTTATGGATCAGGTGATGGATCAGGATCTGGTGATGGAATTATTTTACTAGAAGATGATGTAATAGAAGAAACTACAGAAACAACATCTACCTTCATTCCACTATTAAGTCCAGGTCCAGTTACAAGAATATTTGAAGATACTTTTGATAATACAACTGAATTTCCAATTCCACTAGCGCCTTCTGTTTACGAAGGCGGTCCCAATTGGCATAATAAACCTGATGTTACAACCGTGTCTACGGAATCACCAATTAGTACTCAAGTCATGAGAGACACTACTGTGTCTGAACATATAAGAGTGACTCAAGCTCCTGAAAACCATGGAGTTGCACCTGTCACTTCAAATGAAATACAGCCTCATAAAACTGGTACATATGTATGCATTGCaattatagttataattttagtggGACTCATTGGCTTTGCTATTATAAAAGGCCAAATGAGGAAACGAAGAGATAGGAGGCTACTGAGACAACAAAGGCGTGACGTAGAAAATGCGTCAAAGGAAATGGTTGATatgaataaatcattattaggTAAACCTGCAGTTCTTGAGTCGTCAATCGAGAAAAAAGTTAATGGAAAATATGAATTAGTGCCAACACATGAGGTAATACAAAAGAAAGGAGAAAACGGAGACGTAGGTAACGGcgttaaatataatgatactAACGGAATCCGAACAGATAGTCCGCGAGATTCTAACCAAAACAAAAGTAGCTCAAaggataataatttaacagaaGATAATCAGTTACCAAAAGAAACGTCGTTCGAATCAGATCTTACATCACCTGATTCTAGAAAAGACACAAACTCTTTATCAAGCGAGGATATTTTTGTGCCAATACATGATGATGAAGAAGTGCCTAGATTAAATGGTAATGCTGATTCAGATATTTCTCAACCTTTACTGAATGGTGATCAAAACACAGATTCCGATTTCTTATCACCATCGCGCGAGTACGTACCAGTGTACTCACCTGATATGGGAAGGGTCCGGATAAAGATGACAGAAACACCCAAACCGAAAACGCCAGTACTAGTCACAAGAAGTAGGTCAAATGCTGGAGATATAATCGTAACTCCTTCTGGAGATGGCAATGCACGCAAGTCAACCACTTGA
- the LOC128677818 gene encoding protein artichoke, with translation MDIDVAILALWFWLLPMVTRGRVIRNSGAVCETYYYGGSWQNLVTNCSNLGLNELPDNLNTAETVTLDLSNNNFVDFPESLRQFHQLHTLEFSGNGLSSPPPYFIGQLFSLVTLNLSNNNYNSWIKSGQRYFFVRLDLSKNSINAIDDGAFNDLPRFSYLDLSANRLQDLALDLFSDTGLETLILTRNFFSSVPKFVSSTLTNLALNNCLISEFPADSLSEMNSILQLDLSINMIESIPENLASSTLQELDLSYNYISTLNMYSFSSLPHLAVLDLRGNRFTEIWSTSYFSSNPFLREIHLSNNLWSCDGFSVNLFLTYDFLTKEPPKVSDASSLICHSPSNVTGISWREAYIRTWHPEVSSSTYTYVAVTIGLVLGILLTSLVCRCLIAKDVPELPRPATETTILSDHTIAETTVMRIPLHDEDLPPSYDEALLMPRLNSSFHSLPDFVDLEETTQQHRRSMSIGDLADRPRTRDRRSMRHTVEVRISDNAMTIGRILICVLFLVLVINGEVLDFDDRNYEEFCNLCHCNEDITVVDCSRRGLTDLPSGIDKQVTRLNLSFNEISTFPRNLGKLYNLISLDISVNHLSEIPENALNNLTSLEVLILSKNKFESWTKLNPTYVLQPATSLKILDLSYNKFKTLAANVISPTLETLNLDNCQIESINGESSLEGLINLKVLKLNSNPLLKINNLTSKSLKSLYMSNCLLGNINDSEFTNLPSLIYLRISHNYGLQLATSKVVSESVRYLDISYSNLLRPSLNGFPNIRKVLLSHNMIRYLQSYEFINNTKLEYLDLSYNNIGSLGTDTFHGLSLLKYLDLSWNEIAVVPENSLLEMPSLTQLKLSRNYLTRVGHLKSLSITVLDMSSCEINTIGKDSLEGLQSLVDLDLSHNLISHIPDSISSNTLKHLNLNVNRISFINNFTFFMLPRLTTLSLIGNRFTSIWKRSYFQSNPYLESIELSDNMWRCDCKDENMLDFYEFLTLEPYNKEGSQSLICNSPINVVGQTWLEACYFTWYPSDKGPNPDSLIWFIIIMIIGLASCITIVNCIRNSMKRRLATIQAERERQVEEARDRLRQLRLRAEQEALVNTPDPRDLIPPPTYDEALTMPKLAASCHSLCEAGTGKTRRKRGRRKTKSSGDLLDETERNGDFPVEDLELTEVNDNNRRRRRKSRRCGSHEIAELDHSPGTRRRRISEYNDADDSVTIEVNAELERPLRPRNRRYSSGDPRESDF, from the exons ATGGATATTG ATGTAGCAATCCTAGCGCTATGGTTTTGGCTACTGCCGATGGTAACGAGAGGAAGAGTCATAAGGAACTCAGGCGCAGTTTGTGAGACGTACTACTACGGTGGTAGCTGGCAAAACCTCGTCACGAACTGCTCCAACCTGGGACTAAACGAGTTAcctgataatttaaatactgCAGAA aCGGTGACACTCGACCTATCAAACAATAACTTTGTTGATTTTCCCGAGAGTCTACGACAATTTCATCAACTTCACACGTTGGAGTTCTCTGGAAATGGATTGAGTAGTCCTCCCCCCTATTTTATTGGACAATTATTCTCATTAGtcacattaaatttatctaataataactataattcTTGGATTAAAAGCGGTCAAAGGTATTTCTTCGTCAGGCTTGACCTATctaaaaattctataaatgCCATCGATGATGGGGCTTTTAATGACCTGCCGCGGTTCTCCTACCTCGATCTCTCAGCAAATAGACTCCAAGATCTAGCTCTAGATTTGTTTTCTGACACTGGTTTAGAGACTCTCATCTTGACCAGGAATTTCTTTTCCAGTGTTCCTAAATTCGTATCTTCAACGTTGACAAATCTTGCTTTAAATAATTGTCTAATATCAGAGTTTCCAGCGGATTCACTATCTGAAATGAATTCGATACTGCAACTCGATCTATCGATAAATATGATTGAAAGCATTCCAGAAAATTTGGCTTCAAGCACATTACAAGAATTGGACTTGAGTTACAATTATATATCGACGTTGAATATGTATTCCTTTTCGTCATTACCGCACTTGGCGGTACTAGATCTGAGAGGGAATAGATTTACAGAAATATGGTCTACTTCATACTTTTCCTCGAACCCATTTTTGAGGGAAATACATTTAAGTAATAACCTATGGTCATGTGATGGGTTCAGCGTGAACCTCTTCCTAACTTACGATTTTTTGACGAAAGAACCACCAAAAGTATCAGACGCATCATCGTTGATATGCCACTCGCCTAGCAATGTGACGGGTATCAGTTGGCGGGAGGCTTACATCAGGACCTGGCACCCTGAAGTGTCATCTTCGACCTACACATATGTAGCTGTGACGATAGGACTAGTTCTTGGTATTTTGCTGACATCACTCGTTTGCAGATGTCTCATAGCCAAAGACGTGCCTGAGCTACCACGGCCGGCTACTGAGACCACAATACTTAGTGATCATACTATAGCGGAGACTACTGTTATGAGAATACCACTGCACGATGAGGACCTTCCTCCGAGCTACGACGAAGCACTGCTTATGCCCCGACTTAACTCATCGTTCCATTCTTTGCCTGACTTTGTCGATCTTGAGGAAACTACACAACAGCATAGAAGGTCTATGTCAATAGGCGACTTAGCAGATAGGCCCAGAACAAGAGACCGACGCTCTATGAGGCATACTGTAGAGGTTCGCATCTCTGAC AATGCAATGACGATTGGAAGGATATTGATTTGTGTGTTGTTCTTGGTACTTGTGATAAATGGAGAAGTATTGGATTTCGATGACAGAAATTATGAAGAATTTTGTAATCTGTGCCATTGCAATGAAGATATAACCGTGGTGGACTGCTCGCGCCGTGGACTCACCGATTTGCCAAGTGGTATTGATAAACAA gTGACAAGACTTAATTTATCATTCAATGAAATATCAACATTCCCCAGAAACTTAGGAAAACTGTACAACTTAATATCTTTGGATATCAGTGTAAATCATTTAAGTGAAATACCGGAAAATGCACTGAATAACCTGACGTCATTGGAAGTActcattttatctaaaaataagtttgagtCATGGACTAAATTAAACCCAACTTACGTACTTCAACCAGCGACgagtttgaaaatattagatttatcgtataacaaattcaaaacCTTAGCCGCCAATGTTATTAGTCCTACTTTGGAAACTCTAAACTTGGATAATTGTCAAATTGAATCTATTAACGGTGAATCCTCACTAGAAGGACTTATAAACCTAAAAGTGTTGAAGTTAAACTCCAACCCgttactaaaaattaataacctAACGTCGAAATCTCTGAAAAGTCTTTACATGAGTAATTGTTTATTaggaaatataaatgattcagaatttacaaatttgccttcattaatatatttgaggATATCGCATAACTATGGATTGCAATTAGCTACTTCCAAAGTAGTTTCAGAGTCTGTTCGATATCTTGATATATCATATAGCAATCTTCTTCGTCCAAGTTTGAATGGATTTCCAAATATAAGAAAGGTGTTACTCAGCCACAATATGATACGATATTTACAAagttatgaatttattaataacacgAAGTTGGAGTATTTGGACTTGTCTTACAATAACATAGGATCATTAGGGACCGATACTTTTCATGGACTGTCGTTGCTAAAATATCTTGACCTATCTTGGAACGAAATTGCTGTTGTCCCAGAAAACAGTCTTTTAGAAATGCCATCATTGactcaattaaaattatccaGGAATTATCTAACAAGAGTTGGCCATCTCAAATCTTTATCGATCACTGTTTTAGACATGAGCTCCTGTGAAATTAATACTATAGGCAAAGATTCTTTAGAGGGATTACAATCTTTAGTTGATTTAGATTTGTCACATAATCTGATTTCTCACATTCCAGATAGTATTTCGTCAAATACATTAAAACActtgaatttgaatgtaaaCCGAATAAGTTTCATCAATAACTTTACTTTCTTCATGTTACCACGGTTGACCACATTATCTCTTATTGGAAATAGATTCACTTCCATATGGAAAAGATCttattttcaatcaaatcCATATTTAGAAAGTATTGAGTTAAGTGATAATATGTGGCGTTGTGACTGTAAAGATGAAAATATGTTAGACTTTTACGAATTTTTGACTTTGGAACCCTATAATAAAGAAGGTTCTCAGAGTCTTATATGTAATAGTCCTATAAATGTTGTAGGGCAGACGTGGTTAGAGGCATGTTATTTCACATGGTATCCGAGTGACAAAGGGCCAAATCCAGATAGTTTAATTTGGTTTATTATAATCATGATAATAGGGTTGGCGTCATGTATAACTATAGTTAATTGTATAAGAAATTCGATGAAAAGACGTTTAGCAACAATACAAGCAGAAAGAGAGAGACAAGTTGAAGAGGCTAGAGACAGATTACGACAATTGAGATTGCGCGCTGAACAGGAAGCTCTAGTAAATACTCCTGATCCGCGTGATTTGATACCCCCACCCACCTATGATGAAGCTCTCACAATGCCTAAGTTAGCAGCCTCTTGCCACTCACTATGTGAAGCAGGAACAGGCAAGACTAGAAGAAAAAGAGGTCGAAGGAAAACTAAGTCTAGCGGTGACTTGCTAGATGAAACAGAAAGAAATGGAGATTTCCCAGTTGAAGATTTAGAACTTACGGAAGTTAATGATAACAATAGAAGAAGACGCCGCAAGTCTAGAAGGTGTGGTAGTCATGAAATTGCTGAACTTGATCATTCGCCCGGTACTCGAAGAAGGCGTATATCAGAGTATAATGACGCGGATGATAGTGTAACTATTGAAGTGAACGCAGAGTTAGAAAGACCTTTGAGACCGAGAAACAGGAGGTACTCAAGTGGTGACCCTAGGGAAAGTgacttttag